A window of the Roseburia sp. 831b genome harbors these coding sequences:
- a CDS encoding carbohydrate ABC transporter permease translates to MAEAVAKKKSEKKPFNFVRWAKSRKGQQVLICVAFMVIPLLLLFTFTYFPFAEMVKFSFYKMKYLTPVDKRQFVGWQNYISVFKRDDCFGALKLSVYYMVGAILQLVIALYLATILSFKVKGGNVFKGLMFFPYLISGIAIGFIFKFFYTRGYVFDTILQWIGFNIDNLPYWLKDQKVNNWSLVATSVWRYFGQNMVLFIGAIMSVDADLYEAAELDGANKFQQFKHIILPSIKTIVTLNVILSITGSLSAFEQPYVITNGANGTGTYFVIMNTIAHTSQKVGLASAMAVVLLLIIFACTILQKLFFKYIFRDANSEDESYKAKRARLKAEKEAKKMKKEVA, encoded by the coding sequence ATGGCAGAAGCGGTTGCAAAAAAGAAAAGTGAAAAGAAGCCGTTTAATTTTGTTAGATGGGCAAAGAGCAGAAAAGGGCAGCAGGTTTTAATCTGCGTAGCATTTATGGTAATTCCACTGCTGTTGCTATTCACATTTACATATTTTCCGTTTGCGGAAATGGTGAAATTCAGTTTTTATAAAATGAAATATTTAACCCCAGTCGATAAAAGACAATTTGTCGGATGGCAGAATTACATTTCGGTATTCAAAAGAGATGACTGTTTTGGAGCTTTAAAATTAAGCGTTTACTACATGGTCGGAGCAATTTTACAGTTGGTAATTGCACTTTATCTGGCAACAATCTTAAGTTTCAAGGTAAAGGGTGGAAACGTATTCAAAGGACTTATGTTTTTCCCATATTTGATTAGTGGTATTGCAATTGGTTTTATTTTTAAGTTTTTCTATACAAGAGGATATGTATTCGACACAATTTTACAATGGATAGGCTTTAATATTGACAATCTTCCATACTGGTTAAAGGATCAGAAAGTAAATAACTGGTCCCTTGTCGCAACATCCGTATGGCGTTATTTCGGACAGAATATGGTTTTATTTATCGGAGCGATTATGTCTGTTGACGCTGATTTATACGAAGCGGCTGAACTGGATGGTGCAAATAAATTTCAGCAGTTTAAACACATTATTCTGCCAAGTATCAAAACAATCGTAACATTAAATGTTATTTTATCAATCACAGGTTCCTTAAGTGCATTCGAGCAGCCATACGTTATCACAAATGGTGCAAATGGAACAGGAACATACTTTGTAATCATGAATACAATTGCACACACAAGCCAGAAGGTTGGTCTTGCAAGTGCGATGGCGGTAGTACTGTTATTGATTATTTTTGCATGTACGATTTTACAGAAGTTGTTCTTCAAATATATTTTCCGCGATGCGAACAGTGAGGATGAGTCCTACAAGGCAAAACGTGCCCGTCTGAAAGCGGAAAAAGAGGCGAAGAAAATGAAAAAGGAGGTAGCATAA
- a CDS encoding ABC transporter substrate-binding protein, translated as MKPKKVLAVSLVATMAVGMMACGSKDASSKDGNATGTETGSQAEMEDGALNYADITLGEDYTDLTATITFFNHRTDMDSEDYGGKNWKDYIAAFNEMYPNITVKVSTDTNYADDALTHLQSGDYETVVMIPAVDKADLSEYFIPYGDLDTMKNEINYASTWEYGGLVYGVPSTATTQGIVYNKKVFEEAGVTELPKTPEEFIAALQAIKDNTDAIPMYTNYAAGWTMGAWDAYIGNNATGDVTYMNQKLVHTKDPFQNYGDDTHAYAVYKILYDAVANGLIEDDYTTTDWEGSKTKLNNGEIGCMVLGSWAYPQMEAAGDHAEDIGYMPFPITVNGEQYASAGADYSYGINCNASKEEQEAAMVFVKWMTKESGFSYNEDGLPVDAASTGTKLSFDGVTFLEDEPALAGEEDYLNEMNAESELNINNSGNTKIQQIIEHAANGDETFDDIMDEWNQAWSDAQDMNGIDVTY; from the coding sequence ATGAAACCAAAAAAAGTTTTAGCGGTATCTTTAGTAGCTACTATGGCAGTCGGAATGATGGCTTGCGGTTCTAAAGATGCAAGCAGCAAGGATGGCAATGCAACTGGAACAGAAACAGGTTCTCAGGCAGAAATGGAAGATGGCGCATTAAATTATGCGGATATCACTTTGGGGGAAGATTACACAGATCTTACTGCCACAATTACTTTCTTTAATCACAGAACAGATATGGATTCTGAAGATTACGGCGGAAAGAATTGGAAAGATTACATTGCGGCATTCAACGAAATGTACCCAAATATCACAGTAAAGGTTTCAACAGACACCAACTATGCAGACGATGCATTGACACATTTACAGTCTGGCGATTATGAAACAGTCGTTATGATTCCTGCAGTTGATAAAGCAGATTTGAGCGAGTACTTCATTCCTTATGGAGACCTCGATACCATGAAGAACGAAATCAACTATGCATCTACATGGGAATACGGTGGACTTGTTTACGGTGTACCTTCAACTGCTACTACACAGGGTATCGTATACAACAAGAAAGTATTTGAAGAAGCTGGTGTAACAGAACTTCCAAAGACACCAGAAGAATTCATCGCTGCTTTACAGGCAATCAAAGATAACACAGATGCAATTCCAATGTACACCAACTACGCAGCAGGATGGACAATGGGTGCATGGGATGCTTACATTGGAAACAATGCAACAGGCGATGTTACATATATGAACCAGAAATTAGTTCATACAAAAGATCCATTCCAGAATTATGGTGATGATACACATGCATATGCAGTATACAAGATTCTTTACGATGCAGTTGCAAATGGATTGATTGAAGATGACTACACAACAACAGACTGGGAAGGTTCTAAGACCAAATTAAACAACGGTGAAATCGGATGTATGGTACTTGGTTCCTGGGCTTACCCACAGATGGAAGCTGCTGGAGATCATGCAGAAGACATCGGATATATGCCATTCCCAATCACTGTAAACGGTGAACAGTATGCATCCGCTGGTGCAGATTACTCTTACGGTATTAACTGCAACGCTTCAAAAGAAGAGCAGGAAGCTGCTATGGTATTTGTAAAATGGATGACAAAAGAATCTGGATTCTCTTACAACGAGGATGGACTTCCAGTAGACGCAGCCAGCACAGGAACAAAACTTTCCTTTGACGGTGTTACATTCCTTGAGGATGAACCAGCTTTAGCAGGTGAGGAAGATTACTTAAACGAGATGAATGCAGAATCTGAATTAAACATCAACAACAGTGGTAACACAAAGATTCAGCAGATTATTGAGCATGCAGCCAACGGAGATGAAACATTCGACGATATTATGGACGAGTGGAATCAGGCTTGGTCAGATGCCCAGGATATGAATGGAATTGATGTAACATATTAA
- a CDS encoding LacI family DNA-binding transcriptional regulator, whose protein sequence is MAKAVKLADIAERLSVSTVTVSKALSGQKGVSEEMRKKIKDLAEELGYQQPSTKTAKKEGKSYNIGVLISGRYLDKYDSFYWQMYQQVATRAVAKGCFTLMESVDEKNEKNAGIPALVQEQKADGLIVIGRMSDDYLKMLNKKANVPLLYLDFCTEDRKADAVISDSYYGAYRLTNYLFDKGHRKIAYVGTLRATGSIMDRYFGYVKSMLEHGENVKEEWLLEDRDLETGMIDTELYMKFPKDMPTAFVCNSDLTASYLIKKLRENGYRVPEDISVAGYDNYLYPGLCDIALTTYEVDIKEMARCAIHTMIKKLNGESYRQGINIVEGHLVIRESVTKLEK, encoded by the coding sequence ATGGCGAAAGCAGTGAAGTTAGCTGATATTGCGGAACGATTATCCGTCAGTACCGTCACAGTTTCAAAGGCGCTCTCCGGGCAAAAAGGTGTCAGCGAGGAGATGCGTAAAAAGATAAAGGATCTTGCAGAAGAATTAGGATACCAGCAGCCTTCTACCAAGACAGCAAAAAAAGAAGGAAAAAGCTACAACATCGGAGTTTTGATTTCAGGAAGATATCTTGATAAATATGACTCTTTTTATTGGCAGATGTATCAGCAGGTAGCGACCAGAGCAGTGGCAAAAGGATGCTTTACACTGATGGAATCGGTCGATGAGAAGAACGAGAAGAATGCAGGTATTCCGGCTTTGGTACAGGAGCAGAAAGCGGATGGTCTGATTGTAATAGGAAGAATGTCAGATGATTATTTAAAAATGCTGAACAAAAAAGCAAACGTTCCATTGTTATACCTTGATTTTTGTACGGAAGACCGAAAGGCAGACGCTGTAATATCGGACAGTTATTACGGAGCATACCGCCTTACGAACTACCTGTTTGATAAAGGGCATCGCAAGATTGCCTATGTAGGAACACTCCGGGCAACGGGATCTATCATGGACCGTTACTTCGGCTATGTGAAATCCATGTTAGAGCATGGTGAAAATGTGAAAGAGGAATGGCTGTTAGAAGACCGTGATTTAGAGACAGGAATGATTGATACGGAGCTTTATATGAAGTTCCCGAAGGATATGCCGACGGCATTTGTCTGCAACTCGGATTTAACGGCAAGTTATCTGATTAAAAAACTTCGTGAAAACGGATACCGGGTTCCGGAAGATATCTCGGTTGCAGGGTATGATAATTACTTATATCCGGGACTCTGTGATATTGCACTCACAACCTATGAGGTAGACATCAAAGAGATGGCAAGATGTGCGATTCATACGATGATTAAAAAATTAAACGGTGAAAGTTACAGACAGGGAATCAACATTGTCGAGGGACATCTGGTGATTCGGGAAAGCGTAACCAAACTGGAAAAATAG
- a CDS encoding alpha-galactosidase, which yields MNILFDDEKKIFKIDTEHTSYVIAVTDEEGFLGHVYYGTKISDMDVNYLLRTEENPFVPSKNNRDRSSFLDTFPMEYPGNGVGDYRESAIAVKDGNGHSAVMPLYRSYNITPGKAKIPGLPAAFAKEGECLSLEIVLYDEVLSLEVTLVYTIYAGSDVMTRSTKVTNRSKQEITLTKVMSASIDMDAEDYEMLSLHGSWARERQIEQRPIGYGKQSVGSTRGESSHQEHPFVALVSKGATQESGRVYGMHFVYSGNFLAQVEKNQFDSLRMMMGIHPQDFAWKLGENETFYAPEAVLVYSDQGLGAMTRNLHDFYRNHMIRSPYKNKKRPILINNWEATYFDFDTEKLIAIAKEAKKCGIEMLVMDDGWFGHRNDDNTSLGDWQVNENKIKGGLKHLVDEVNRIGLAFGIWFEPEMISPDSNLYQKHSDWAIALPNRTPCRSRNQYVLDLSRKEVRDYVYEAVASVLRSANIAYVKWDMNRQLTDLGSNFLDADHQGELMHRYVLGVYELQERLITEFPELLLENCSGGGARFDPGMLYYSPQIWCSDDTDAIERLKIQEGTALIYPLSTMGAHVSDCPNHTVGRVTPFETRGNVALAGTFGYELDITKIPEEDRNMIPKQTAMYHKYNDLVREGDYYRIASYSSNHEYDCYEVVSKDKKEALVTFVQVLNRPNCHSRRIRLQGLDEKVRYQIEGIEGSFYGDTLMHAGVKIPNMWGDFQSVLLHLKEAEN from the coding sequence ATGAATATTTTATTCGATGATGAAAAAAAGATTTTTAAAATAGATACCGAACACACAAGTTATGTGATAGCGGTTACGGATGAAGAAGGATTTTTAGGTCACGTTTATTATGGAACAAAGATTTCAGATATGGATGTAAACTATCTGCTTCGCACGGAGGAAAATCCGTTTGTTCCATCTAAAAATAACCGTGACAGAAGTTCTTTTTTGGATACGTTTCCAATGGAATATCCTGGAAATGGTGTCGGAGATTACAGAGAGAGTGCAATTGCAGTAAAAGACGGAAATGGTCATTCTGCTGTGATGCCGCTATATCGTTCTTACAACATAACTCCAGGAAAAGCAAAGATACCAGGACTTCCGGCTGCGTTTGCAAAAGAAGGAGAATGTCTTTCACTGGAAATTGTGTTATACGATGAGGTGCTTTCCTTAGAGGTTACGCTTGTATACACGATTTATGCAGGTTCTGATGTGATGACACGAAGCACAAAGGTCACAAACCGCTCCAAACAGGAGATTACATTGACAAAAGTAATGTCCGCATCCATTGACATGGATGCAGAAGACTATGAGATGCTGTCCTTGCATGGTTCCTGGGCGAGAGAACGTCAGATAGAGCAAAGACCAATCGGATACGGAAAACAGTCAGTAGGTTCCACAAGAGGGGAATCCTCCCACCAGGAACATCCATTTGTTGCATTGGTTTCCAAAGGAGCAACACAGGAAAGCGGCAGAGTTTACGGAATGCATTTTGTCTATTCCGGTAATTTCTTAGCCCAGGTGGAGAAAAACCAGTTTGATTCCCTGCGCATGATGATGGGAATCCACCCACAGGATTTTGCATGGAAATTAGGAGAAAATGAAACGTTTTATGCACCGGAGGCAGTGCTTGTTTATTCTGACCAGGGACTTGGTGCGATGACAAGAAATCTCCATGACTTTTACCGGAATCATATGATTCGCAGTCCTTACAAGAATAAGAAACGTCCAATTTTAATCAACAACTGGGAAGCTACTTATTTCGATTTTGATACAGAAAAACTGATTGCGATTGCAAAAGAAGCAAAAAAATGCGGCATTGAGATGCTGGTTATGGATGATGGCTGGTTTGGCCACCGAAATGACGACAACACCAGCCTGGGTGACTGGCAGGTGAATGAGAATAAAATAAAAGGTGGATTAAAACACCTGGTGGATGAGGTAAATAGGATTGGCCTTGCCTTTGGTATCTGGTTTGAGCCGGAAATGATTTCGCCGGATTCCAATCTGTATCAGAAACATTCAGACTGGGCGATTGCGCTGCCAAATCGTACACCATGCCGTTCCAGAAATCAGTATGTCTTAGACCTCTCCAGAAAAGAGGTAAGGGATTACGTCTACGAAGCGGTTGCATCTGTTTTACGAAGCGCCAACATCGCTTATGTAAAATGGGATATGAACCGTCAGCTGACAGATTTGGGCAGCAATTTCTTAGACGCAGATCATCAGGGAGAATTGATGCATCGTTATGTTTTGGGTGTTTATGAGTTACAGGAACGCCTGATTACAGAATTCCCGGAACTTTTATTGGAAAATTGTTCCGGAGGTGGTGCAAGATTCGACCCAGGTATGTTATACTATAGTCCGCAGATTTGGTGCTCCGATGATACAGACGCAATCGAGCGATTGAAAATCCAAGAAGGTACCGCGCTTATTTACCCACTTTCCACGATGGGAGCGCATGTTTCCGACTGCCCGAACCATACAGTAGGACGTGTGACACCGTTTGAGACAAGAGGAAATGTGGCGTTAGCAGGAACGTTTGGCTATGAGCTTGACATTACCAAGATTCCAGAAGAAGACCGCAATATGATTCCGAAACAGACCGCAATGTACCACAAATACAACGATCTTGTAAGGGAAGGCGATTATTACCGGATTGCATCCTATTCCAGCAATCATGAATATGACTGCTATGAGGTTGTCTCCAAAGATAAAAAGGAAGCATTGGTTACATTTGTGCAGGTTTTGAATCGTCCAAATTGCCATAGCCGCAGAATCCGCTTACAGGGATTGGATGAAAAAGTGCGCTATCAGATAGAAGGAATCGAGGGCAGTTTCTATGGAGATACCCTGATGCATGCCGGTGTGAAGATACCGAATATGTGGGGAGACTTCCAGTCTGTACTGCTCCACTTAAAAGAGGCAGAAAATTAG